Genomic segment of Triticum aestivum cultivar Chinese Spring chromosome 6A, IWGSC CS RefSeq v2.1, whole genome shotgun sequence:
GATGATATGCTGCTACATGCATGATCCTGTCCTCTGCATGTTTATCTGAAAAGCTCCCGCTAAGCTGATGTTGCACTGCATGATGTTTTCAGAACCTTGAGAAGTATCTCTTGGTGTTCTAAATGTTTAGTTGTTGTATACTACTGTATATTTCAGTATCTAGAAAATTGCCGCTGAAAATTTCTCCTAACTATTTTTAGTTGATTTCAGGAATGCAAGACCAAGATTCACAAAGGAGATCTTTGCCTACTTGTTCATGAGTGCGCTACTTGGGTAATGTTTTTGTTCTTTTGGAGAATCCTAATTGGGTAATGGTACTTCTGTCTAGGTTCAATGGAGGAGACAATTCAAAAGAGTGCTGTAAATTAAtagtgttttcctttttttttgtctGAATGTGTGTATAACTGTATACAGGGCACTATTCGCTCAGTATCTGTTCTTCTTGGGCTTGAGCTACACCACTGCAACACTGGCTGCAACTGTCTCCAATATGACCCCAATCTTCACCTTCCTGATCGCCGTCCCTCTTCGGTCAGTTTCTTAATAATTGACATATTGCTTCAAGTCACAAACTGTTCATCCAGACTGAAACTAGTTACACAGGTCGGAAACAGTAGATGTGAGGAGCAAGGCGGGTCTGGCGAAGATCGCAGGAACACTAGCGTCTGTCAGTGGTGCGATACTGCTGAGCCTGTACAAGGGTGCTGCCCTGACTCACACAGCATCTTCGACCCAAGAACACGGTGAAAATAGCACAACGGGCAACAGTGGCAGCAAGGGAAGATGGTTGCTGGGCTCGGCGTTGCTGCTGCTGAACTGCATCACGTTCTCATTATGGATGCTGCTGCAAGGGAAGCTCACCAAGAAGTACCCTGCAGTCATCTCCAGCACTGCATTCATGGCCTTGATCAGCTCACTGCAAGCAGGGGCACTGGCAGTCACCACCCAAAGGCACCTCTCAGTTTGGCTGCTCCGAGGAAGTATACAGATTGCAACCGTTCTTTTCGCGGTACGTAAGATATGGCTCAGATACCACCAACCTGTAAAGAATCAATAAAATCTTCTGTTATCTATAAAAAGACCACCAAGTAATCTTTTCTTTTTCGAGTATAGCTATTTGATCCCACTTGTCTGGACAAAATGGTTTAACAGTCTAGCAGTCTTGCTTATATTATCCTATATGTTTGGGGTTGGATTTGGTAATGTAAGGAGACTTCACAATTCTTCATGGCTCTGATAGTTATGAACGCATGGCCCCACGAGTTAGACACATGCCTTGATCTGGGGCAAAAAAATTGTAAATTCAGTTAGAACAGGAATTTTCGACACAAAGAATGGTTCAGGTTCAGCGTAAGTACACTGAAACTTTGCATTTTTGCTTTACAGGGAGTGGGAGTATCGGGGATAGGATATGTGCTGATGACCTGGTGCATCGAGAAGAGAGGGCCGGTGTTCACTGCAGGCTTCTTGCCTCTCATTCAGATCATTGCTGGAGTCCTTGATCTCCTCGTCCTTCATGAACAGCTTTACGTGGGAAGGTATTGGCCTTTACTAAAGTTTAGGAGAGAAACTGCATGACAGAGAAATGTGCAAAATAAGTATAAACTCTATTTAGTTGTTCGGTAGCACATCATGTGAAATATCATGCTTATTAAGTTAGCTATTTACTTTCTCGTTGTGTCCTAATTAGATAGAAAAAATCTCTGAAATAAAATTCTGATCCAGATATCGTTGTACACTTGTACTATGACTTATCACCTACAAGGACTAAGAATTGACATGTTTCATAAATGTTGCAAGTGT
This window contains:
- the LOC123131584 gene encoding WAT1-related protein At3g30340 isoform X1; protein product: MGWVELLKPVAAMIAFDMLFAVMTVLVKKALDDGLNPVVLIALRQLVGAAFLAPIAYFKERNARPRFTKEIFAYLFMSALLGALFAQYLFFLGLSYTTATLAATVSNMTPIFTFLIAVPLRSETVDVRSKAGLAKIAGTLASVSGAILLSLYKGAALTHTASSTQEHGENSTTGNSGSKGRWLLGSALLLLNCITFSLWMLLQGKLTKKYPAVISSTAFMALISSLQAGALAVTTQRHLSVWLLRGSIQIATVLFAGVGVSGIGYVLMTWCIEKRGPVFTAGFLPLIQIIAGVLDLLVLHEQLYVGSVVGAALVIGGLYLLLWGKSKEASSAAILSEKGLEEDKETQENL